The following are encoded in a window of Scophthalmus maximus strain ysfricsl-2021 chromosome 6, ASM2237912v1, whole genome shotgun sequence genomic DNA:
- the rps10 gene encoding 40S ribosomal protein S10, protein MLMPKKNRIAIYELLFKEGVMVAKKDVHLPHHPELTDKNVPNLHVMKAMQSLKSCGYVKEQFAWRHFYWYLTNEGIQYLRDFLHLPPEIVPATLRRQTRPETARPRPKGMEGERPARLNRGEADRDTYRRSAAPPGADKKAEAGAGAATEFQFRGGFGRGRGQQPQ, encoded by the exons ATGCTGATGCCCAAGAAGAATCGCATTGCTATCTACGAGCTCCTCTTCAAGGAGGGAGTCATGGTGGCCAAGAAAGACGTCCACCTGCCCCACCATCCCGAGCTGACGGACAAGAACGTGCCCAACCTTCATGTGATGAAAGCGATGCAG TCGTTGAAGTCCTGTGGGTATGTCAAGGAGCAATTTGCCTGGCGTCATTTTTACTGGTACCTCACCAACGAGGGAATCCAGTACCTGAGAGACTTCCTCCACCTTCCCCCTGAGATCGTGCCCGCCACGCTGCGCCGCCAGACCCGCCCTGAGACCGCAAGGCCCAGGCCCAAGG gaaTGGAAGGCGAAAGGCCGGCCCGCCTCAACCGTGGGGAGGCTGACAGAGATACATACAGGAGATCTGCTGCACCAC CTGGTGCTGACAAGAAAGCCGAGGCCGGTGCTGGAGCTGCGACAGAGTTCCAGTTC aGGGGTGGCTTCGGACGTGGCAGAGGACAGCAGCCTCAGTAA